From a region of the Paenibacillus sp. FSL R10-2734 genome:
- a CDS encoding carbohydrate-binding protein, protein MDAGVWMDYIVNVATAGTYKVKYRVAVDSGYTGKVQLQVNGVNLKMPSFPTTGGLKKWMIVSDSVTLEEGEQKIRLYPSQNGWKLNWFQLKLIPKVSGKF, encoded by the coding sequence ATTGATGCTGGCGTTTGGATGGACTACATAGTCAATGTTGCAACCGCCGGAACCTACAAGGTGAAATATCGTGTTGCTGTTGACTCGGGGTATACCGGCAAAGTTCAGTTGCAGGTGAACGGAGTCAATCTGAAGATGCCTTCATTTCCGACTACAGGCGGCTTAAAAAAATGGATGATAGTAAGTGATAGTGTTACATTGGAAGAAGGGGAGCAAAAGATACGGCTCTATCCGTCCCAAAACGGGTGGAAGCTGAATTGGTTCCAGTTAAAGCTGATACCGAAAGTTTCTGGAAAATTCTAA
- a CDS encoding response regulator, with translation MTNTRNYTVLVVEDEPIILQDTINEITNSEMNFQVIGTASNGLEALHMYKELKPDVVFTDIQMPVMNGLQLTKELKELDPDLYIVILSGYSDFEYAQQAIKLGVKEYLLKPLDAEELTVLLKKFHSSLNQKYKSNESTMLLSTLNGMEDIHSLPFCYKQNYFVLFLVGLGNLFHNSLSSSMVSSISSLWEKINWDQLFVHVFGSDQQVWLINELCPNQKYIVFTIDKNSSNEEIHHLANKFLHKLQSCIDITAISICHNNQPISYDKIPDTSQKIRWKLENNFVIGKKVVYSCGNIQDKPISPYLEPNIQNKLKISMYSNNLNILKKDLFSVLEEYDNRMLPQKTVEQNLMQIINLLTHHYQLDAIVNSVHVEYVLHTLLFTANSLNSIKEEIWNIIHDLIQSRSLEYFSNEELANQLIEYLKVHFSEDIKVEDLSKHFNFNGTYLARVFKKYTGDSPMKYLIDLRINDAIRLIREREDLDIKLISEMVGYTDPRYFSRIFKARIGTSPSEYRNTVYNFSESK, from the coding sequence ATGACAAACACAAGAAATTACACTGTATTGGTCGTAGAAGATGAACCAATTATTCTACAAGATACTATAAATGAAATAACAAATTCAGAAATGAACTTTCAAGTTATAGGAACTGCCTCGAATGGTTTAGAAGCACTTCATATGTATAAAGAATTAAAACCAGATGTTGTATTTACGGATATACAGATGCCTGTTATGAATGGATTGCAATTAACTAAGGAATTAAAAGAATTAGATCCAGATTTATACATTGTTATATTAAGTGGCTATAGTGATTTTGAATATGCGCAACAAGCGATTAAATTAGGTGTAAAAGAATATCTTCTAAAGCCTCTCGATGCAGAGGAACTTACCGTTTTACTTAAAAAATTTCATTCATCTCTTAACCAAAAATATAAATCTAACGAATCTACTATGTTGTTATCCACATTGAATGGAATGGAAGATATTCATTCATTGCCTTTTTGTTATAAGCAAAATTATTTTGTCTTATTTCTTGTAGGTTTAGGTAATTTATTTCATAATTCTCTATCTAGTAGTATGGTTTCTAGCATTTCTTCTTTATGGGAAAAAATAAACTGGGATCAATTATTTGTTCATGTTTTTGGAAGTGATCAACAAGTTTGGCTTATCAATGAACTATGTCCTAATCAAAAGTATATTGTTTTCACTATAGACAAGAATAGTTCAAACGAAGAAATACATCATCTAGCGAATAAATTTCTACACAAGTTGCAGTCCTGTATCGACATCACAGCCATTAGCATATGCCATAATAATCAACCTATTTCCTATGATAAAATTCCCGATACTTCTCAAAAAATACGTTGGAAATTAGAAAATAACTTTGTTATAGGAAAAAAGGTCGTATATTCGTGTGGAAATATACAAGATAAACCAATATCACCCTATTTAGAACCAAACATCCAAAATAAACTTAAAATAAGTATGTATTCCAATAACTTAAATATCTTAAAAAAAGACCTCTTTTCAGTACTAGAGGAATATGACAATAGAATGTTGCCCCAAAAAACAGTCGAACAAAATTTGATGCAAATCATAAATCTCCTAACTCATCACTATCAACTTGACGCTATTGTCAATTCTGTTCATGTTGAGTATGTTTTGCATACTTTGTTATTTACTGCAAACAGTTTAAACTCAATAAAAGAGGAAATATGGAATATTATTCATGACTTAATACAATCTCGATCTTTAGAATATTTCAGTAATGAGGAATTAGCTAATCAATTGATCGAATATCTTAAGGTACATTTCTCAGAGGATATTAAAGTTGAAGATTTGTCAAAGCACTTTAATTTTAATGGCACCTATCTTGCTAGAGTATTCAAAAAATATACGGGTGACTCGCCGATGAAATACCTTATAGATTTAAGAATCAATGACGCCATTCGATTAATTCGAGAAAGGGAAGATTTAGATATCAAGCTAATTTCTGAAATGGTTGGCTATACAGATCCTCGCTATTTTAGTCGTATTTTTAAAGCACGGATCGGTACCTCCCCTTCTGAATATAGGAATACTGTTTATAATTTTTCAGAGAGCAAATAA
- a CDS encoding glycoside hydrolase family 2 TIM barrel-domain containing protein: MMRLAQTTVNTNGRTVLNFNNDWGFYRGDLVGAETIEYDDQAFANITIPHTMRLEKKHSNGGLVVYQGIGWYRRYFKVDEMYRGNTINIDFEGVMIDSEIYLNGEKVYTRNGGYVGFSVDITNKVKFDETNVLAVKVSSNDSPDSPPGKPVANLDFHYYGGVYRDVTMRITNNLHISDALQADKTASGGVFVTYPEVSQTFAKVNVKTHVVNKNNTLADTKVVFKLVDKEGNTIAQGEADAASIAVGGDKKFNQDLTVANPNLWHPDTPYLYSLVSEVFNGSTLVDSVTTKIGIRTIEYKADGFYINGERLFLRGANRHQAYQNIGDAASNSMQYRDAMQIKENGFNAVRATHYPNDLAFLDACDELGLLVIECQPGWQNFTNSEKFYDLTLRDTREMIRRDRNRPSIILWETSLNETGYSEEWAKEVTGIAHAEYLGNQMYTAADYGLQGSFYDVNYKVVDTNWESDQRKWTDFDPNKPFFTREWGDFEESSKALRKEGEDAMMTQILTRQRYLNGDGYSDWGGLDACDRIGGYFLWSWNDYARGSTTETLGSGTVDIDRYEKYDYYWFQSMQSARDSVHGPMVFIASTYSRTSSLNINVFSNCDSVKLYQNHELVKEITREEALKSVPNIAKKGGSPIFTFTLDQFAAGELRADAILDGNVVKMYTVKTPVQAAGIEIEVRERGIMPVADGSDLIPIYFKVVDKNGTVVPNYEGKMKISVTGKGELVGKNIERIGVEEQSVEGGMGFAFVRTADISGNINIHAVAEGLNAGTKTVCTVPYKGQFVPDGQHRPWVGGVDKLETIEQIYKNIAVGKLVTSSSEPGDIITDAKIESITSSSVSEADRGTDKLRDGITTIGTGWLSKELTFPQSIIVKFNKPQSVVGSRIFWEKDSNWYTYELEVSSDGQAWLKALDRYVGGQHFTPEKFAKPYDNIHYVRITIKDITAGGGFRIGMSELILYGKDYHLI; encoded by the coding sequence ATGATGCGACTAGCTCAGACAACTGTGAATACAAATGGTAGAACAGTTTTGAATTTTAATAACGACTGGGGATTCTACAGAGGTGACCTAGTAGGTGCAGAAACAATTGAATATGATGATCAGGCATTCGCCAATATAACGATTCCACACACCATGAGACTGGAGAAGAAACATTCTAATGGTGGACTAGTAGTATATCAAGGAATAGGTTGGTACAGACGATATTTTAAGGTTGACGAGATGTACAGAGGAAATACAATCAATATTGACTTTGAAGGTGTAATGATTGACAGTGAAATCTATTTGAATGGGGAAAAAGTTTATACGCGTAATGGCGGTTATGTCGGATTTTCTGTAGATATTACAAATAAAGTGAAGTTTGATGAGACCAATGTTTTAGCCGTAAAGGTATCTAGCAATGATAGTCCAGATAGTCCGCCAGGAAAGCCAGTAGCAAATCTGGATTTCCATTACTACGGTGGTGTTTACCGAGATGTGACGATGAGAATTACGAATAATTTACATATTTCAGATGCATTACAGGCTGACAAAACAGCTAGTGGTGGAGTTTTTGTAACTTATCCAGAAGTAAGCCAAACTTTTGCAAAGGTGAATGTAAAAACGCATGTCGTAAACAAGAATAATACATTGGCAGATACGAAGGTTGTATTTAAGCTTGTGGACAAGGAAGGAAATACAATTGCACAGGGTGAAGCTGATGCAGCAAGTATAGCAGTAGGTGGAGATAAGAAGTTTAATCAGGATCTGACAGTAGCAAATCCAAATTTGTGGCATCCAGATACACCGTATCTTTATTCTTTAGTAAGTGAAGTTTTCAATGGGTCAACTTTAGTTGATTCTGTTACAACAAAGATAGGGATCAGAACTATAGAGTACAAGGCAGATGGATTCTATATCAATGGGGAAAGATTATTTTTACGCGGAGCAAACCGCCATCAGGCATATCAGAATATTGGAGATGCAGCCTCTAACTCAATGCAATATCGTGATGCAATGCAAATCAAGGAAAATGGATTTAATGCTGTTCGTGCTACTCATTATCCCAATGATCTAGCCTTTTTAGATGCATGTGATGAATTAGGCTTATTAGTTATTGAATGCCAGCCCGGGTGGCAGAATTTCACAAACAGTGAAAAGTTCTATGATCTAACATTAAGAGATACACGTGAAATGATCAGACGCGACAGAAATAGACCATCAATCATTCTATGGGAAACATCTCTTAATGAGACTGGCTATTCAGAAGAATGGGCAAAAGAGGTTACTGGTATTGCTCATGCAGAATATCTTGGCAATCAGATGTATACAGCAGCAGACTACGGACTTCAGGGATCTTTCTATGATGTTAATTACAAAGTTGTTGATACGAATTGGGAGTCTGACCAAAGAAAATGGACTGATTTTGATCCCAATAAGCCATTTTTTACTCGTGAATGGGGTGATTTTGAAGAATCTAGCAAAGCGCTGAGAAAAGAAGGCGAAGACGCTATGATGACTCAGATTTTGACTCGTCAGAGATATTTAAATGGAGATGGTTATTCTGACTGGGGTGGCCTTGATGCATGTGACAGAATAGGTGGATATTTCTTATGGAGCTGGAATGACTACGCACGTGGATCAACAACTGAGACATTGGGAAGTGGAACAGTAGATATCGACAGATACGAAAAATATGATTATTACTGGTTCCAGTCCATGCAATCGGCTAGAGATTCTGTTCATGGACCAATGGTGTTTATTGCAAGCACATATTCTCGAACATCAAGCCTAAATATTAACGTATTCAGTAACTGCGATAGCGTGAAGCTCTATCAGAATCATGAATTGGTTAAAGAGATTACAAGAGAAGAGGCCCTGAAATCTGTTCCGAACATCGCTAAAAAAGGCGGTAGCCCCATATTTACATTTACTTTAGATCAATTTGCAGCTGGAGAGCTTAGAGCGGATGCAATTTTAGATGGGAATGTCGTGAAAATGTACACAGTTAAAACGCCAGTTCAGGCTGCGGGAATAGAAATTGAAGTGCGTGAAAGAGGAATCATGCCCGTAGCAGATGGTTCGGATTTAATACCTATATACTTCAAAGTCGTTGATAAGAATGGAACTGTCGTACCGAACTACGAGGGTAAGATGAAAATTTCTGTAACAGGAAAAGGGGAACTCGTCGGGAAAAATATTGAGAGAATAGGTGTTGAAGAACAGAGTGTTGAGGGTGGTATGGGTTTTGCATTTGTAAGAACTGCAGACATCAGTGGAAACATCAACATTCATGCTGTGGCAGAAGGATTGAATGCGGGAACCAAGACTGTATGTACAGTACCCTACAAAGGTCAGTTTGTCCCTGATGGACAGCATCGACCATGGGTTGGTGGCGTTGACAAACTAGAAACCATTGAACAAATCTATAAAAATATTGCAGTGGGCAAACTTGTTACAAGTTCTTCTGAACCAGGTGACATTATAACAGATGCGAAAATTGAATCCATTACGTCGTCTTCAGTAAGTGAAGCTGACAGAGGAACGGATAAGCTTAGAGATGGTATAACGACGATAGGAACAGGTTGGTTGTCAAAGGAACTAACTTTTCCTCAATCCATTATCGTAAAATTCAACAAACCTCAATCGGTTGTTGGAAGCCGTATTTTCTGGGAGAAGGACAGTAACTGGTACACGTATGAGTTAGAAGTATCAAGCGATGGTCAAGCATGGCTAAAGGCCCTCGATCGCTATGTCGGCGGACAGCATTTTACACCCGAAAAATTTGCCAAGCCGTATGACAACATCCATTATGTTCGCATAACGATTAAGGACATCACTGCTGGCGGTGGGTTCAGAATAGGTATGTCGGAGCTGATATTATACGGAAAGGATTATCATCTGATATAA
- a CDS encoding glycoside hydrolase family 38 C-terminal domain-containing protein, producing the protein MNKTKTGYIIPHTHWDREWRYPIWENRLYLVKLMDELIETLENNPDYKNFLLDGQVIPILDYLQVRPDTRDKLVQFIKDGRIDVGPWYTLPDLYPISGESIVRNLLKGRREANKLGNCLDIGYESFGWGQPSQLPQIYKGFGIDTVIVSKNVDKKRAPHCEFKWTGKDGTSVYATRLGEDARANFFMNAYIHIMNGVAYKSDNYNFDMGNYGQVYHQADSENYIQDYFKIEDTEKIHPEVIKEAVTRAWNGMEDTRMPDDRAMMDGTDSTTGQPQLMNLIQAINEQFDDIEFKSSSLGEYVEILKEKLNLDELIEIHGEMRDGPTTSLSGNALMTRPHIKTLNKKVQNTLFNQAEPLSVANMMVGGKYDETFLQLALDYMLLSHAHDSINGVTQDKTVNDVLYRLNQALEISNAISNKNCQDLIRHIDLSQYNSKDIVLVVFNSYAKPRNEMVKAYIDTPQAQNIWEFDLVDSDGNVCEIQHISRTEVTSPVVHLQERPFPYYSDRHCVVFGTGEIPAGGYKVYKLCNKVEFNRKSEFWAKTRTTDGKEIATSSTCMQNEFIKVEVNSNGTISILDKENGNCFDNLNYFESTGDVGDYWMYYPPYHNKTYNSKGCNASIFLMENGNLAATIGVKLTMELPKYAYRPDNYVRGKSERSELTEHLSITTYYTLKKDAKNVEVKVEIDNNCKDHRMSVLFDTGIRARSVDAQGHFTVDNRDATPLKDDRGHYYNELLTQPLQNFVSIADDHKGFGIVTDCLGEYSVSPDCEHKDGGDGTLSMTLFRAVKNIICTEWRSAGVFPNQEGGQLQQKLVYSYAICPMNSSWENSDLSEIADCFNIPLKPVQTCVPAMIVEKSEGTLPPKHSFYQVTGKLSVSCIKKAEDSNSIIVRLFNPYPTEQSGSIIFGCAVQNVCMMNLNEEEEAASNLMMIDNTVELKIKPNKIVTLKLDLKTDQ; encoded by the coding sequence ATGAACAAAACAAAGACAGGATATATCATCCCCCATACACACTGGGATAGAGAATGGCGTTACCCTATATGGGAAAATAGATTATACCTTGTAAAGCTAATGGACGAATTAATTGAGACCTTAGAGAATAACCCGGATTACAAAAACTTTCTTCTGGACGGACAAGTTATTCCGATTTTGGACTACTTACAGGTAAGGCCAGACACCAGAGATAAGCTTGTTCAATTTATCAAGGATGGAAGAATCGATGTTGGTCCATGGTATACCTTGCCGGACCTCTATCCGATTAGCGGTGAGTCTATCGTACGTAATCTCTTGAAAGGAAGAAGAGAGGCCAACAAACTCGGAAATTGTTTGGATATCGGCTATGAGTCCTTCGGATGGGGACAGCCATCACAGCTTCCACAGATCTATAAGGGCTTTGGAATAGATACAGTTATCGTATCCAAAAATGTAGACAAGAAACGAGCTCCACACTGTGAGTTCAAGTGGACAGGTAAGGATGGTACAAGTGTCTATGCTACAAGATTAGGAGAAGATGCAAGAGCCAACTTTTTTATGAATGCCTATATCCATATTATGAATGGTGTAGCTTACAAGTCGGATAACTACAATTTTGACATGGGCAATTATGGTCAAGTCTATCATCAGGCGGATAGCGAGAACTATATACAAGACTATTTCAAGATTGAGGATACAGAAAAAATACACCCAGAAGTTATTAAAGAAGCCGTTACCAGAGCATGGAATGGTATGGAAGACACACGGATGCCGGATGACAGAGCCATGATGGATGGTACGGATTCAACGACTGGTCAGCCTCAATTAATGAATCTGATACAGGCAATCAATGAACAATTTGATGATATCGAGTTTAAGAGCTCCTCATTAGGAGAATATGTGGAAATTCTCAAGGAAAAGCTCAACTTGGATGAGTTGATTGAGATTCATGGTGAAATGAGAGATGGTCCAACAACCTCGTTGTCTGGAAATGCTCTAATGACAAGACCACATATCAAAACACTGAATAAAAAGGTTCAAAACACCTTGTTTAATCAAGCGGAGCCTTTATCCGTAGCCAATATGATGGTAGGCGGCAAGTATGATGAGACATTCTTGCAATTAGCATTAGATTACATGTTATTATCCCATGCGCATGACTCCATCAATGGAGTAACCCAGGATAAAACGGTCAATGATGTACTCTATCGATTAAATCAAGCTTTGGAAATATCGAATGCGATATCCAATAAAAACTGTCAGGATCTGATCAGACATATCGATCTGTCACAATATAACAGCAAAGATATTGTACTCGTGGTGTTCAATTCATATGCAAAGCCAAGAAATGAAATGGTAAAGGCCTATATTGATACCCCACAAGCTCAAAATATATGGGAGTTTGATCTTGTTGATAGTGATGGAAATGTATGTGAAATACAGCATATATCGAGAACAGAGGTAACATCGCCAGTTGTCCATCTTCAGGAGAGACCGTTTCCTTATTACTCTGACCGTCATTGTGTAGTATTTGGGACTGGAGAAATACCAGCCGGCGGCTATAAGGTTTATAAATTGTGCAATAAAGTAGAATTTAACCGAAAATCAGAATTTTGGGCGAAGACCAGAACAACGGATGGGAAAGAAATAGCTACATCATCTACATGTATGCAAAATGAATTTATCAAGGTTGAAGTGAATTCGAACGGAACCATATCCATTCTGGATAAAGAAAATGGAAACTGCTTCGATAATCTCAACTACTTTGAAAGTACGGGAGATGTAGGAGATTATTGGATGTACTATCCTCCATATCATAATAAGACATATAACAGCAAAGGCTGTAATGCTAGCATTTTCTTAATGGAGAACGGCAATCTTGCAGCTACTATTGGGGTTAAGCTTACCATGGAATTACCTAAATATGCCTATCGTCCGGACAACTATGTAAGAGGCAAGAGTGAGCGTTCTGAACTAACAGAGCATTTGTCCATAACGACTTATTATACATTAAAGAAAGATGCTAAAAATGTAGAAGTTAAGGTTGAGATCGATAATAACTGTAAAGACCATCGTATGAGTGTTCTGTTTGATACAGGAATCCGAGCGAGATCTGTTGATGCGCAAGGGCATTTTACAGTAGACAACAGAGATGCTACACCGCTTAAGGATGACAGAGGTCACTATTATAATGAATTACTAACTCAACCGTTGCAGAACTTTGTGAGCATAGCAGATGATCATAAGGGCTTTGGAATTGTTACTGATTGCTTAGGAGAATACAGTGTATCGCCGGATTGTGAACATAAAGATGGTGGAGATGGAACGCTGTCCATGACTCTGTTTAGAGCTGTGAAAAATATTATTTGTACGGAATGGAGAAGTGCAGGGGTATTCCCGAATCAAGAGGGTGGACAATTGCAGCAAAAGCTGGTTTACAGCTATGCGATCTGCCCAATGAATTCAAGTTGGGAAAATAGTGATCTAAGTGAAATTGCGGATTGCTTCAATATTCCATTAAAGCCTGTACAGACATGTGTTCCAGCGATGATAGTTGAGAAATCAGAAGGAACACTGCCGCCTAAACATAGCTTCTATCAAGTAACAGGTAAGTTAAGTGTATCCTGTATCAAAAAGGCTGAGGATAGCAACAGCATTATTGTACGTTTATTTAACCCATATCCTACTGAGCAAAGTGGAAGTATTATTTTTGGATGTGCTGTACAGAACGTGTGCATGATGAATCTGAATGAGGAAGAAGAAGCTGCTTCAAACTTAATGATGATCGATAACACTGTCGAACTTAAGATCAAGCCTAATAAGATCGTAACTCTGAAGTTAGATCTAAAAACTGATCAATAG
- a CDS encoding beta-galactosidase family protein has translation MISLSWPQQKLLLEGEPFRIISGAMHYFRCVPEYWEDRLRKIKAMGCNTVETYVPWNVHEPHEGEFHFEGMADIVKFIRIAEQVGLYLIVRPAPYICAEWEFGGFPAWLLNRELRLRTSDPSYLQKVAAYYDQLIPLLAPLQKSKGGPILAFQIENEYGSYGNDQAYLQALRQMLVERGIEELLFTSDGPNDLMLSGGITSGIWATANFGSRANEGFDTLLKHQPDAPLMCMEFWNGWFDQWGKEHHTRDGKDAANSLDEILARGASVNFYMAHGGTNFGFMNGANYSEKYDPTITSYDYDSPISEAGDLTSKYHFFREVIGKYAPVPEEPLPANTVKVGYGTVDVKRRVSLYHALDTLSIPQISIVPEPMECYGQAYGFILYTTQISDAQQTYTLNVDDVRDRALVLIDNKPVGVIERWDTSKEPFTIHVPEGGAKLDLLVENMGRVNYGPLLASDRKGIVNGVRLDYQFHSHWEVRTLPLQGAPDFESLFEDELMLGEEGTEPSFYEAELVIEGEPADTFLYLDGWKKGVAFVNGFNLGRYWEVGPQRSLYVPAPILKQGSNRIVVFELHGAGKTFRFESTPQL, from the coding sequence ATGATAAGCTTATCTTGGCCTCAACAGAAACTATTGCTAGAGGGAGAGCCATTTCGCATCATCTCAGGAGCGATGCATTATTTTCGCTGTGTGCCTGAGTATTGGGAAGATCGGTTACGGAAGATTAAAGCGATGGGTTGTAATACGGTTGAGACCTATGTGCCTTGGAACGTTCACGAACCACATGAAGGTGAGTTTCACTTTGAAGGGATGGCTGACATCGTTAAGTTTATACGAATCGCAGAGCAGGTCGGCTTATACCTGATCGTTCGACCAGCACCTTATATATGCGCCGAGTGGGAATTTGGCGGATTTCCAGCATGGCTGTTAAACCGCGAGCTTCGGTTGCGTACAAGCGATCCAAGCTATTTACAGAAGGTCGCTGCCTATTATGATCAACTCATTCCGCTGCTGGCTCCGTTGCAGAAGAGTAAAGGTGGACCAATTCTCGCCTTCCAGATTGAAAATGAATACGGTAGCTATGGTAATGATCAGGCTTATTTGCAAGCACTGCGACAAATGCTAGTTGAGCGTGGCATTGAGGAGCTGCTTTTTACCTCAGATGGTCCGAATGATCTAATGCTAAGTGGAGGAATAACTAGCGGGATATGGGCTACCGCCAACTTCGGATCTCGTGCGAATGAAGGCTTTGACACGCTATTAAAGCATCAGCCAGATGCACCGTTAATGTGCATGGAATTCTGGAATGGATGGTTTGACCAATGGGGCAAAGAACATCATACGCGTGATGGCAAAGATGCAGCCAATTCCCTTGATGAAATACTGGCTCGAGGAGCTTCCGTTAATTTTTATATGGCACATGGCGGTACGAACTTCGGATTTATGAACGGCGCGAATTACTCTGAGAAGTACGATCCGACCATCACGAGCTATGATTATGACTCGCCGATTAGTGAAGCGGGTGATCTCACATCGAAATATCATTTTTTTCGAGAAGTGATCGGCAAGTATGCTCCAGTTCCTGAAGAACCGCTCCCAGCGAATACAGTTAAGGTAGGTTACGGAACTGTAGACGTGAAGCGAAGAGTAAGCTTGTACCATGCTCTTGACACGCTGTCTATACCGCAGATCAGCATAGTGCCAGAGCCAATGGAATGCTATGGACAAGCATACGGCTTCATCCTCTATACCACACAAATTAGCGATGCGCAGCAAACATATACATTAAATGTCGATGATGTTCGCGATCGGGCATTGGTATTGATCGATAACAAGCCTGTAGGTGTAATTGAGCGCTGGGATACGAGTAAAGAGCCGTTCACGATTCATGTACCAGAAGGGGGAGCCAAGCTTGATCTGCTAGTCGAGAACATGGGACGCGTTAATTATGGACCGTTGCTGGCATCAGATCGCAAGGGGATTGTGAATGGCGTAAGGCTTGATTACCAATTCCATTCACATTGGGAGGTACGGACACTGCCGCTTCAAGGCGCCCCCGATTTTGAATCGCTATTTGAAGACGAACTGATGTTGGGTGAAGAGGGAACAGAGCCTTCATTTTATGAAGCAGAGCTTGTCATTGAAGGAGAACCTGCCGACACCTTCCTGTATCTGGACGGATGGAAGAAGGGAGTCGCATTCGTTAATGGCTTTAATCTGGGTCGATACTGGGAAGTCGGACCGCAGCGCTCGCTCTATGTTCCAGCTCCAATTCTAAAGCAAGGAAGCAATCGCATCGTCGTGTTTGAGCTGCATGGTGCAGGAAAGACGTTTCGTTTTGAGTCAACACCTCAACTATAG
- a CDS encoding GH36 C-terminal domain-containing protein, whose protein sequence is MYLCTIRLVRTKLPRAAAVDLGKRGRNFTSLQYISQDGSESVVFVFRPAQYFAAPAFPVLLRGSKSTVIYRNVETEEVRSG, encoded by the coding sequence ATGTATCTCTGCACGATCCGATTGGTACGGACAAAGCTGCCAAGGGCTGCAGCCGTAGACTTGGGCAAGCGCGGGCGGAACTTTACTTCTCTGCAATACATTAGTCAAGATGGCAGTGAATCTGTTGTTTTCGTATTCAGGCCTGCACAGTATTTTGCTGCTCCAGCTTTTCCAGTGTTGCTGCGTGGATCGAAATCGACAGTTATATATCGAAACGTGGAAACAGAAGAAGTACGCAGCGGTTAA
- a CDS encoding HAD family phosphatase encodes MRQTYNLKDELLGYTTLETGGDGLFQLGKDGVQEILTPIDKKVEFILFDNKTLCYVKSAMGYPAIYPVSNPKYEGKAKAILMDLDGTSVHSESFWMWIIEQTVSKLTKNTKFTLDVSDEPQVSGHSVSEHLQYCIDKYCPNQTVEEARKHYFSITEYEMNEILHGRGKTGAFTPAPGLKDFLYELKSKNIKIGLVTSGLYNKAMPEIISAFKTLGMGDPLDFYDAIITAGQALVKGQVGTMGELAPKPHPWLYSETARVGLGLTEEDKGHVLGFEDSSAGVVSIRLAGFSAIGINGGNISKSGVQSLCLKEYDNLCDALPLILS; translated from the coding sequence ATGCGGCAAACATATAATCTGAAAGATGAATTGTTGGGGTATACCACTCTGGAAACAGGCGGAGATGGATTATTTCAACTTGGAAAAGACGGAGTTCAAGAAATATTAACTCCTATTGATAAGAAAGTAGAATTTATTTTGTTTGATAATAAAACTTTATGTTATGTGAAATCTGCAATGGGTTACCCAGCTATATATCCTGTAAGCAATCCAAAGTATGAAGGAAAAGCAAAGGCAATACTGATGGACTTAGACGGTACAAGCGTGCATAGTGAAAGCTTTTGGATGTGGATTATCGAACAGACTGTATCGAAACTTACCAAAAATACTAAATTTACATTAGATGTTAGTGATGAACCGCAAGTTTCGGGGCATTCTGTATCCGAGCATTTGCAATACTGCATTGATAAATATTGTCCTAATCAGACAGTAGAAGAGGCAAGAAAACATTACTTTTCAATAACAGAATATGAAATGAATGAGATATTGCATGGTAGGGGAAAGACAGGTGCATTTACACCTGCTCCAGGACTTAAAGATTTCTTATACGAGTTGAAGTCCAAAAATATAAAAATAGGTCTAGTAACCTCAGGTTTATATAATAAAGCAATGCCTGAGATCATATCCGCCTTCAAAACGTTGGGGATGGGAGATCCGTTAGATTTTTATGATGCGATCATTACGGCAGGGCAAGCCTTGGTGAAGGGACAGGTTGGAACCATGGGGGAGTTAGCACCGAAGCCGCATCCATGGCTATATTCTGAGACGGCAAGAGTTGGACTTGGGCTAACGGAAGAAGACAAGGGACATGTATTGGGATTTGAAGATTCATCAGCTGGGGTTGTATCGATCAGGCTGGCTGGTTTCTCAGCTATTGGAATCAATGGAGGAAATATCAGTAAGAGCGGAGTGCAGTCCTTGTGCTTAAAAGAATATGATAATCTTTGCGATGCACTACCTTTAATTTTATCTTAA